GTATGCCCGGATCCTTCAACGCTGTTTGTTGTAGCTGATGACGATCAAATTATTTATCAATGGAATGGAGCAAATCCGAAAAGGATTCAGGCATTGCGTGACGACTTTGGTGTTACTGAGTTACAGCTTCCAGAAAACTACCGTTGTCCACCTCTTGTCATTGAGTTAGCCAATTCTCTGATCGAGACGAATCTCGGTCGATCGGCAGGTAAAAAACCGTTGAAAGCAGTTAAGCAGGGAGAAAGCATAGAAGTTGTACGTATTTTTGGTTTTGGCACTTTTGAAAAAGAAATTGAATGGATCGCACAGGATATAGCTCGAAGGGAACCTAAAGACCGAAAAAACTGTGCTGTTCTCGCACGAACGAAAAAACTTTTGGAGCAGGCAGGAGCCAAACTTGAGGAAGTAGGTATTCCTGTTTACTTTGCAGCTCGTAAGGATGAATTTAAGAGTGCTCCACTGAGAATGTTGCATGCCATTCTTCGGTTAGTTAATTCCAAAGAAGATAAGCAGTCACTTGCAAGGCTTTCAAAGGCTTTTTATGAACTTGAAGGCATCAGGATCGAATTATCTCCAGTCCTTGCGCGTGCATCTGCTGATGGCAAGGATTTGCTTCGCTCTTGGCTGGATGAGGTAAAGCGCAGAGATGCTCTGGAGCCAAAGACGCGAACACTTCTGGAAACAGATATTAAGTCACTGCTTACATCTCTAAACTATCGTAATTTTTCAAAAAAACTTTTAGATTGGGCGGTAGAATCTTCGCCTGAATCCACCCAAGATGAAGACGCCTTCAATGAGTTTGAAGAAGAACGGCATGTCTGGCAACAAATTTTTAATGAAATAACGAAAAAATTTGAAGGTGAAGAGGTGAGCCTTCATCAATTACTACAAGAGCTTGATCTTACATCGAAGACACCGCCAAAACCGCCAGAGGCAATTCCTTGTTTTACTATCCATGCCTCAAAGGGATTAGAATTTGAACATGTCTACCTCATGGGATTAGTAGAGGATCAATTTCCTAGTTGGGCTGCTATTAAGAAAGGCGACAATTCTTTAGAAATGCAAGAAGAACGTCGAAATTGTTTTGTGGCCATTACACGGACTCAGGAAAGTTTGACGCTGACCTTTTCTGCCAAGGTGTTTGGATGGTCAAAAAAGCCTTCTCGGTTTTTAGCAGAAATGGGGGTAGAGCTATGAGAAACCTTTAAGGTGTTACACCTAAAAATCCCAACACACATCTACTGCTGAGAGATTTTTGGCTGGAGTTTGAGGTTATCTGCGGAGGGTGATTGGGAACGTTAGTGCAGTCTCGAAAGAGATGACAAAAATCCTCTATGCTTGCTTTGCCATCATGCCTTCGCATAGGGAAAATTAGTCTGCGTTTTTTTAGTTCAAAATTATTAGTTCTTCATCCCCCCCATATCGCACGCAATACAGCAGCCATATTGCCCCATTACCGTTCAGGTATCAGTGCTCCGCGTATCCTGAATGCTTGCAAAAATTAGCCTGGCTGCTACCCAAAAAGCCGCGACCATCAGATCGCTGCTGCTGGCCCTGCTGGCCCCCCTCGCCCTCGCTGGCCTGCTAGCCGTCGCTCAGCTCACCCCCGCGATCGCCCAATTCGCAGCCCCTGTTACCTACCAAAACTTTCTCACCACCACCTTTCGCGACCTGGGCAGCGCCACCACCCCAGGGCAAATCGCTGGCCTGCCCCCCGAGCTGTCGAGCCAAACCGGGTTCGATACCGCCCGCAGCTGGCAGCCCGGCGCAGCCTTCACCGATATCCTTCGCCTCGGCGATCTGGGCAGCAGCTTCTTGCCCCAGGCCCTCACCCTGGCCGAGATTGCCCAAGCCTCTGGCGTAGACACCGGGGCCGTTTCCCTATCCCAGTTTCATTCCCTATTGCAGCGCCAGACCCTCGGCAGTCTGGCCAACCTGGCCGGTGTGCAACACCTCGCTCTGCAAGATGTACCCGCCTTGCAGAGTGCCTTCAACGCCGCCGTGCGCCCCGAACTACTGACGCTAGCCCAGCAAACCGGAGACTTGCCTGCTGGGGCCATCAACCCCGAGCAATTTGTCCAACAGGCCCTCAACCAGTTCGGCGTCACCCCCATCACCGACCTGATCTCCTCCCCAGATCACCTCTTGGGCGGGGCCAACCTGGGGGAGATTCAATTTACCGGATCAGCTCTCGACCAGCTAGAAGCATTTACCGTCGGCGACATTCCAGGGCTGGATCAAATTGAGATCGCAGACCTCGACGGCTGGCAAGACCTAGCGATTAGCGACATCCCAGGGCTGGACCAAGTCCCCTTTGGAGCCTTCCCCGGCCTGCTGTCGGGGTTAGTCAACGGGTTTGGCGGCACCCACGATGTCACCTACGGCGACAAAGAGCACACCCAAACACCCACCCAACTTTCAATCACCGGCTCTGACGTGGAAGGGTGGGCGGTGCAATGTGCCCAACCACGGGGCTGCGCCCACCTGGAGCTAGCGGGGCCAGGTAAGATGCACGGTGCCCAATGGATCGCTGGGGGCACCGGGCCGGGCCAGCAGATGGTGCGCGGCGGCAGCGGCATTCTGGCCGCCGTCAATGGCGGTATGGAACCCACCGGGCGAGTGCCCTTTGGGGCCGTGTTCAAAGTCGTGCTGTCTGACACCACCGAGTCAGAAGGAACAGGGCGATTTTCCTTATATACCCGCTTTTGCAGCAATTCATTCTTTGCGCCCCTGGGTTGTACCCCCTACTTTATTGGGCCTATCCCCATCTGGAGCACGACAGAAAAGGGCTTTGTTCTGACCGGCTCCCTGGACGGCAGCGGCGGTGCTTCTGGAGGATTACAGGTGCCCCCAGAGCTACAGCGCTATGTCAGTCAAGACCTGGGTGGTTCCTACTATGGCTCCGGCGGCTCTCCCGTGCAGATGGATGAGCCATGCCTGGATAGCTTGATCGGTGCCCTGCGCCATTCCAGTGAAGCTGCCGGAGCCAGAGAGCATATACCTCGCATCATCGCCGCCGCTAACGAGGCGGGCGTTGCCGATAAAGCTCAGCTGGCCTACATCCTCGGCACCGTTTCCACCGAGTTAGAGGGGCGTTGGAGCCCGATTAGTGAGCAAGGGGTAGGCTGTGGCACCTATGGCAGCGGCTGCTACTACGGCAGGGGCTATGTGCAGCTCACCTGGGAAGCCAACTACCGCAAGATGGGCCAGGTGTTAGGCATCGACCTGCTCAACAATCCTGACCTGGCCAACGACCCCGACACTGCCGCCAAAATTACCGTCATTGGTATGCGCGATGGCCTATTTACCGGAGTGGGCCTCGGCACCTACATCGGCAACGGCAAGGCCGACTTCCGCAATGCTCGCCGCATCGTCAACGACGCCGACAAGATGGACTACACCGCCCAGCAGTCCCAGCGCTTCTACGAGGCGCTGCAATCGTGCTCGACCCTCGAAACCCAGGCACGCGGTGGCGGCGACCTCAACGCCAAGATCATGGCCGGAGTCAGGGCCGTGCAGGCTGAAAACTTTAGTGCCTCTCGCATACCGGGCACCAACCAGGGCCGATTGGGCTGCGCGGGTATGGTCAACTACGTGCTGCACAAAGCAGGCATTCAGACCCTGGGCGGCGGCCCCCCCTACGGCAACCTGGCGGTGCGCGGCGTCGAAAGCGCCATCAAAGGCGGACGCGGCATTAGCGTCAACGTCAATGAAGCCCAGCCCGGCGACCTGAATGTGATTGATATGGGGGGCGGACGACAGCACATCGGCGTCTGTATGAATGTGGGCTGTACCCAGGTGGTGTCCAACAGTTCATCCAAGGCGGCCAGGGGCGAGGCCTCGTTCACCTGGGTGTCCGATGGCTATTTCTCGCCCTCCTATGGGGGCGGTCGACGGGCGATCTATCGAGTAACCAATTAGTGAGGCTGGCAATATGTTTGATCGATGTCTACGAAAAGCGCTCAGCGTCTTTGAGAGCAAGCCCTCTGCTTGGGCGGTCTTTGGTCTATGTTTGGCCCTGGTGCTGCACACTCTCATTTTTGTTCTGCCGGTCACCGCTCAAGACAGCCGTGAGATCACCTTCTCGGGTCGCACTCCCCGCGCCGCCGTGCAGGCGCTGCTCGACGACCAGCGCCCCCCGGAGGTGGAGGCCGAGATTGGCACCCTCTCCCAGACTGGCGACTATGGCATTGCCGACTATTGGTATGGCGAAGGCGGCGGCATGACCCTGCTGCGCCGGGTTACGGGTGGCTGGGAAACCTTTTGCGGCACGGGTGGTGCCTACCGAGCCAACGACCTGGTTGACCTCTGCGGCCTGACGATCGCCGATGCCCAGACGCTCTGGCAGCAGTACGTTGCCGATGGGGGTGGGCAATGAAGACACGGCTACTGGGTTTACTCCTGTGCGCCCTGCTCACACTGCCAGCCCTGGCCGGATGTTCGGCGCGGGCAGAGAGCGATCGCATCCTGGGGGCCGAAGTAGTACCCCCGGTCTTTCGGACGGTGGCGGCAGAGGTGCAGGCCGCATCGAGCATCCCGGTACTGCTCCCCACCCAGATCCCTGAGGCCGTTCTGAGGGAACCTGCACCTGGCCAGACAGAGGCGTTCTACACATCTTCTCAGGTGGCTGACCGAGGGGGCTATGAAATCAACCTCGACGCCATCGACCAGTGCCATGGAGCTGGGTACTGCAACTTTGGCGTACTAGGTGCAATCCGACTCACGGCAGATACCCCCACAGTGGATGAGGAATACTCCTTTTACCTTGACCCCGAATACCAGCCGATGATGCGCAGCGAAGAACCCATTACCACGGTCACCCTGAGCGGGGGGATCACCGGCACCTTTATTCCCTGGGTGTGCGGGGCTAACTGCAACGCAGCCAAAGTCTTTTGGGAGGAACAAGGGATTCGGTACTTCGTCGGCATTCGCTCTGGCCAAATGCGCGATGTGGTAGCGATCGCCAACGCCATGATTGAGAATCAGCCTGCGTCAGGCATACCTTCTGCCGTTAGTGAGGACACGAAATGAGCCAAACAGACCCGTTCGGTAGCCCTGGCCAACCCGATCAGCAGCTCACCCCTGAGTGGCTAGATCTTCTTCGCTCTGTCTGCCCCAACTTACCGGAGGACGACTCTGGGCCAGAGGGCAAACCGGAAACGGGGTTACTGATTCCGGCTGATGACCCGTTCTGGGATCAGGCAGCGGCCTTGGGGTATGACCGACCCGATGTAGAGCCGGTCTTTTATCCCCCAGTCAGCGACGTGTTGATGACTTCGTTTCTAGATTCTGTGTTTGGCCCACTTTCTGTTAATCCCTAGCGATGGATGTCAACGATCAAATTGAGCTGACCCGTGCCTACGGCGATCACTTTAGGGCGGGCCATGCCTTCCGCAATATTGTGGAGGCCAGGACGTTTGCGGCGACGGTTCTGGGGGTGCCCGTCGAGCCTTCTACGATGCTAGCCAAGGAGGTAGATGAGGCGATTGAGTCGGGGCTGGTGCAGGCTGCCCGACAAATCGTGAGCGATGCTGATGGCGATCACCTCCTGGCCTTCGACGATCTGCTGTCGCTCTATGAGGCTCAGCCCAATCTGCTGGTCAGAACCTCTGACAGCATGGCTCGCCAGGCCTACTCCACCCCGTTGCCCATGGCCTTTGTAGCAGGGCTGATCGCCCAGGTGCATTCCTCGGTCACCGTCTACGAACCCACGGCGGGCAATGGCTCCCTGCTGCTGCTGGCCGACCCGGCCCAGGCGATCGCCAACGAGCTCCATCCCCCCCGCGCCGCCCAGCTGCGCACCCAAGGGTTTGCCGTCACCGAACACGATGCCACCCAGCATCGCCCGGATCGCCCCTATGACGTGCTGGTGAGCAACCCCCCCTTTGGGCTGGTACGCGAGAACGGTACTGGCCCACCCCGGCGCTGGCAGCATGGCCCCGTCAACACTCAGAAAATCGACCATGCGATCGTGCTCCAGGCATTACAGGGGCTTTCCCCCGAGGGCAGGGCATTACTCATCATCGGGGGCCACATGGGCAATGCCAGCGCCCGCCAATCGGCCTACCGGGGACAGGCCGACCGCAGTTTTTATTCCTTCCTCTACCAGCAGAGCGGCTGGAAGGTGGACGATCACTTCACCCTGCACGGCTCGATGTATCGACGGCAGGGAGCCGGGTTTCCCATCGACTTCATCTCCATCGCGGGCCAAGGCTCCACCGACCTCAGACTCCCCGGTGCTCAAGCCCCCCGTATCTATGACCGCTATAACGATCTCCGAGAGGTAGTCATCCATGCCGCTAGAACCTATGACGCAAAGTATCTGGAACTCTCCCACCCCGTTGAACTACGCCCTGGAGCACCCCGACGAACTGATTCAGGTTTGGACGCCGCCCCGTCGGCAAGGCATGACCCAGGCCGAGGCCGGAACCTGGTGGACGACAGTGCCGGTACCTCTAGGTTTGCCCTTGACGAGCCTGGAGGATTACCGCGCCCGCTTGCTCTGGATGATGGAGATCAAGCTGTCTCAATTCTTGCTAGACAGGCAGGCGGAAGGGATGTCACTGCATCCGGCGATCGATTTAGCCAATCGCCAGATCAGCTCGGTGCTGCCGGATCTCCAATGGATATCGGGAACAGGGAGTCCGCTGGAGCGCCTGCTGAATTTGGATCATTCACCCCTGCGGGAATTGATGTTTCCCCTGGGAGTAAACGAATTTCCAGTGTCGCCCGAGACGATGGTGACCGACACCCTGGAGATGCTCACCGACCGCTGGAACCTGATCGACTGGCTGAACAACCTGCAATATCGACTAACGGAGGACTCCTGATGGTAGCTCAAGCGAATACCGAGGAAGATATCCTCCAGCAACCCCAGGATGATGCCGTCACCCTGCCCTACAGGCCGCGATCGCAGGGCTACTCCCTGGGAGTCTTGGCCCCCGCTTCGGCCATCACCGCCTACGGCAACGTGTTGGACCGCATCGAAGCCACCACGGGGCTGGGGGTCGATGCCTACGTTCAAGATCGACTGCAAGAACCCGACCTTGACTCCCTCTATAGCCACTACGCGGCAGAGCAGATCGACACCCTGGCCATGGCCATCTACAACCATGAGTACAAGCAGCAGGCGACGGTCGTCGGGCACGATACGGGCATTGGTAAAACCCGGATTGTGGCGGGCCTCTGTCGCTACGCTCAGAACCAGGGATTAACGCCTGCGGTAGTGACCGCTGACCCCGCCCTCTACAAAGACCTGGTCTACCGCGATGGGCCAGACACCGGTAACCAGTTCCGCCCTTTCATTACCAACAATGGCCTGGGTGTGGATGTCGAAAATAGCCAGGGCGAAGTGATTGGACGGATTGAAACCCCTAAAAACAATGGGGTTAATGTCCGCCAGTTTGCCGAACTGGGCACCATTGGCGACCACAACTTACTGATGAGTACCTATGCCCAACTCCAGGGTTTGGCCAGCAAAGATCGGCGGGCACTGTTTGAAGCGCTGGCCCCCAACCTGTTTCTGATTGCCGACGAGTCCCACAAAGCCGGTGGCCCCGCTGGAGAGTTTGAAATTAGTGGCTACGAGGAAGCGGCCAGAGCCAAGAAGATAGCCGCCGGTAAGTTTATCGCCCCGGTGACCGAGTTTTTTCAAGATCTCACCCAGAAGGTAGGTGGGTTTGTCGCTAGCTCTGCAACGGCGATCAAAGAGCCGGTGGTGGCTGCCCGGCTGTTCTACCACACCACTGACTTCAAAGATGCTGCCGAAGACCAAAAGACCTTTGCCGGACACCTCCAGGCGGGCGGTGCCGCCATGCAGCAAATGGCCTTTGGGCTCTGGTCAGAGTCCGGTGGGTGCATTCGCTTCCAGAAAGACTACTCCGGCGTTGACTTCAGCCCAGCCCCGGTGGCTGTCAACCTCGATCGCGCCGAAGCCAACATTCAGCTGATGGCCGCCATCAATCGCTTTGATGAGTACAAACAAGGGCTACTCGAAGAACTCGACACCCGCATGGCCGAGACCGGCGAAGCGCTGTTCCGCCATGACACCCATGTGGGCTATGCCGGAGTTGAGTCAACGACCTTTACCTCGGTGGTGCATAACCTGGGAGCGATCTGCGCGATCGGGCTCAAGGCCGAATCTACCGCAGATCTGGCGATCGCAGAGCTAGAGTCCGGGCGCAAGCCGGTGATTATGCTTCAGCGCACCGGGGAGTCGGTGCTCAAAGACCTGGTGAATCTGACCAATGGGAGCATCGAGACCCATAATGCCCTCTTTCCTGATGACCAGCGGTCTATCCTCAAGCCCGGTGATGCCTTCGACATTACGGCGGGGGAATACTTCAAGCGATACCTAGACGCGGCTCGAACGATTCGGATTGTCGGTGCCCACGAGGATGAGGGAGGCGGGAAAGTCATTCTGCCCCACTACCTGAGCGACGACGAATTGGGCGAACGGGGAGTAGAGATGTATAACCAGGTGCTGACGGCGATTGAGTCCAGCGACTGGACGGGGCTACCCGCCGACCCGATTGCCTACATGGAGGCCCGCATTCGACAGGCGGGCTACAACGCGGTGGAGATGACCGGACGGAGCCAGCGACTGGAGTACCAACCAACCGAAGACGGGGAATGGGTAGCGACCTACCAAACCCGCAAGTCGGGTACCGCTGCGAAGGTGGCGACGATCGCCGGGTTCCAGAACGGCACCGTCGATGCGGTGATCACCAACCTGACTACCGGCTACTCACTCCATGCTGCGATTAATGGGGCCACAGACCTCAGACGCCGCTCGATGCTGATTCTTCAGGCTCACCCCGATGTCAACCAGTGTGAGCAGTCAATCGGGCGCACTCACCGCAGCGGGCAGCTCGACCCGGAGGTACACCCCGCCCCCGGCACCGACCCTGAGGGGAACCCCCAGTGGGGGCAGAAGGCTGGTGAGTTTGGCCTGCCCATGTTCAAGCTCGTCTACGGGGAAGGCTTACCCACCGAGGCCAGGGCGATGGCCGTTTTGATGAACAAAATGCGGGGGCTCAAGTCCAACACCGCAGGCACGGGCGAAAGCCAGTTCTCTGGGGCCGATGTGCCTGACTTTTTAAACAAGTACGGCGATCAGGCGGCGGCCAACGCCATGGCGGCGATGCCCGAGGTCAACCAAACCCTGGACTACCCCTGTAGCCCCCCCGACAAAGATGGAGATGTCAGCTATGGCGATGTGCGCAAGCTAACCGGGCGGGTGGCTATTCTGTCGAGCGATCAGCCGCCGACTCCAGCGGCTCCCCATCCATCCCTGGCCCTTCAGGGTGAGGTTTACGACCTGTTGATCTCCGAGTACAACGGGCTTAAGGATCGGCTGACGGCCATGGGGGCATGGGATCTCGATGCCCAAAAGATGGATCTAGATGCCAGGCCTCTGCGCCGGAAGATGCTCCACAACGGCGATGGGGGCAACCCGTTCCGGCAGCCCGTCTACGCCCTGGAGGTGGAGGCCAAGACCGGGGGCAAACCCCAAACTACGTTGCAGGTGGTGCAGTCAGTTTGTGATGCCCTGGATCTAGCTAAACCCGACGACATGGAGGGGATTGATCTAACGGTTGATGGCGCGATTCGCCAGGCCGGACAGGCTCACGCCCAGGAGATGGTGGTGCGGGTGACCGCAGAGGGCGACGCCTTCCGGGAGGGTAGAGCTGAGCATTTCACAGAAGCACTGAATCGGGCTCAACAGCAGCTTGAGGAGGCCAATACCCGACGCGAGGGGCTGAGGGGTGAGCGCGATCAGTTGACCACAGCCCTAGAACAAGTTGCCCCGGAGTACACCACCGCCAGGGAGGCGCTGAGCCAGGTGGGAGAGGCGACCCCGGAGCGGGAAGCTGAGCTGGAAGGCCAGTATGAGCAGCGTCGGGTTGATACGCGTAACGCCCTCAAAAAAGTTGAAGGGAAGCTAACTAAGCAGGAGCAGCGGGTCAAGAAGGCTGATAAGAAGGTCGCTGATGCCGAGAAGGATAAAGCTCAGAGCGCCATGATTTTGACGGCCCAGCAGAACGGTGTGCTGGGGAAGCTGCGGGAGTTTCCCATTGGTGCTCCGGTGCAGTTGGCCTCCCTCGATACCAGCCGAGCGCTGCCAGGGGTCATCGTCGGAGTTACCCGCCAGCAAAATGCCTCCAACCCAATCAACCCTGGGTCATGGCGATTCAGGATTGCCCTGGCGGACGAGGCGGGAGAATTGTCGGTCAAATTTAGCGAACTCGGCCGCGATGTCTCGCTCAAACCCCAGGAAAATTCCTTTGTATTCAAGAATCAGCCGGGACAAGTGTTGCAGCAGTACACCGAGGTGCCGACCTACAGCGTCTTTGACGAAAAGCAGATGGCCTCCCGCGAGCATCGCATGATGGTGGTGGGTCAGGTGCTCAAGTCTGACCTCGTCGGTCGATTTGCCTTGATGCAGGATAACGAGGGGGAGTACCACCCGGCCTACCTGTTGGCCAAGGGGATCGACGCCGGAGAAATTGATAATCGCCCAATCTCGATTCAGCAGCCCGATCAGTTGATGGCATTCCTCTCGGCAACATCGAGGGCGGCCAGCTTCACCGATCGCGATGGCGTTCTAGACGCTGAGTTTAACCTGCGCAACGAGCTGGTGTTGACGGTGCCCACCAGCAGCGCGGGCAAGAAGTTTTACCAAGACCGAGAGCTGCTCGACCTGGCGCAGGGGGAGTTTGTCTCTGGGACTCGACGGGTGGAAGTCGACAAGCCAGGCCGCACCACCGACGAGAAGATGATGCAGATCAAAATTGGCGATGCCAAGGCCCAGGACGATGTACTGGCCTACCTCGTCACCCGGCGCGGCATCAAGGCTACATCGCACCTGGAAGAGGCGACCGCCGCCGTGGGGGGAGAAACGGCAGGCTGGGAACCGGCAACCACCTGGCTCCCAGCGGGTAACGAGGTCACCAGCAGCGACCGCAGCCGGGCTATTCACCCCGTTTTGCGCGCCGAACTGGAGCGCAACCCTGGGCTGATCCCTGACCCTGCCGAGGACTCGTCCCCCAGCCGCTGGGAGGTGATGAACGCTGTCTCCGATCGCCTGTACTCCGGCAGCAATCTGGCCGACCTCAAGGCCGAATTCAACCTCTACGAGCCACCCCCACCCGCGTTGACCTTTGACACCCTGGTTAAAGGCGGGGTGCTACAGACTGACGGGCAGCCCCTGCACCCAGAGGCGATCGCTTTCCATGAGTATCTCAGTGACTCGTCTAGCGGTGCGACCCCCGATGTCTTGATGCAGCGGGCCGTCGAGGCTCTGGGTGGCGAGATATCCCAAGATGCGGCAATTGAGGCGATAGGACGCACCTACCGTTGTCTGAGCGATCACCTGGAGTCTGGCCTGGGCCTAGAGATGGCTAAGTCCGCC
Above is a genomic segment from Nodosilinea sp. E11 containing:
- a CDS encoding glycoside hydrolase family 19 protein, whose product is MLAKISLAATQKAATIRSLLLALLAPLALAGLLAVAQLTPAIAQFAAPVTYQNFLTTTFRDLGSATTPGQIAGLPPELSSQTGFDTARSWQPGAAFTDILRLGDLGSSFLPQALTLAEIAQASGVDTGAVSLSQFHSLLQRQTLGSLANLAGVQHLALQDVPALQSAFNAAVRPELLTLAQQTGDLPAGAINPEQFVQQALNQFGVTPITDLISSPDHLLGGANLGEIQFTGSALDQLEAFTVGDIPGLDQIEIADLDGWQDLAISDIPGLDQVPFGAFPGLLSGLVNGFGGTHDVTYGDKEHTQTPTQLSITGSDVEGWAVQCAQPRGCAHLELAGPGKMHGAQWIAGGTGPGQQMVRGGSGILAAVNGGMEPTGRVPFGAVFKVVLSDTTESEGTGRFSLYTRFCSNSFFAPLGCTPYFIGPIPIWSTTEKGFVLTGSLDGSGGASGGLQVPPELQRYVSQDLGGSYYGSGGSPVQMDEPCLDSLIGALRHSSEAAGAREHIPRIIAAANEAGVADKAQLAYILGTVSTELEGRWSPISEQGVGCGTYGSGCYYGRGYVQLTWEANYRKMGQVLGIDLLNNPDLANDPDTAAKITVIGMRDGLFTGVGLGTYIGNGKADFRNARRIVNDADKMDYTAQQSQRFYEALQSCSTLETQARGGGDLNAKIMAGVRAVQAENFSASRIPGTNQGRLGCAGMVNYVLHKAGIQTLGGGPPYGNLAVRGVESAIKGGRGISVNVNEAQPGDLNVIDMGGGRQHIGVCMNVGCTQVVSNSSSKAARGEASFTWVSDGYFSPSYGGGRRAIYRVTN
- a CDS encoding ATP-dependent helicase, with translation MVDLASLNENQREAVLWDKGALLVLAGPGSGKTRVLTCRIAHILEQSEGQYFRILALTFTNKAAAEMRSRVEELVPKELSRVRLTTFHSFAAELLQQHGNHINFRPDFQILSNNADRESLLDDVLRQLRKNLAYSLPVHFKAAQLLPAVTRLLEKCVPIDQAEEILQKSNVENAVLLSKVYADYRNALRSTNSLDFPSLIAEAFDLLTKYPFLVKHIRKVYKHILVDEFQDTNNTQYQILSLIVCPDPSTLFVVADDDQIIYQWNGANPKRIQALRDDFGVTELQLPENYRCPPLVIELANSLIETNLGRSAGKKPLKAVKQGESIEVVRIFGFGTFEKEIEWIAQDIARREPKDRKNCAVLARTKKLLEQAGAKLEEVGIPVYFAARKDEFKSAPLRMLHAILRLVNSKEDKQSLARLSKAFYELEGIRIELSPVLARASADGKDLLRSWLDEVKRRDALEPKTRTLLETDIKSLLTSLNYRNFSKKLLDWAVESSPESTQDEDAFNEFEEERHVWQQIFNEITKKFEGEEVSLHQLLQELDLTSKTPPKPPEAIPCFTIHASKGLEFEHVYLMGLVEDQFPSWAAIKKGDNSLEMQEERRNCFVAITRTQESLTLTFSAKVFGWSKKPSRFLAEMGVEL
- a CDS encoding DUF6908 domain-containing protein; protein product: MDVNDQIELTRAYGDHFRAGHAFRNIVEARTFAATVLGVPVEPSTMLAKEVDEAIESGLVQAARQIVSDADGDHLLAFDDLLSLYEAQPNLLVRTSDSMARQAYSTPLPMAFVAGLIAQVHSSVTVYEPTAGNGSLLLLADPAQAIANELHPPRAAQLRTQGFAVTEHDATQHRPDRPYDVLVSNPPFGLVRENGTGPPRRWQHGPVNTQKIDHAIVLQALQGLSPEGRALLIIGGHMGNASARQSAYRGQADRSFYSFLYQQSGWKVDDHFTLHGSMYRRQGAGFPIDFISIAGQGSTDLRLPGAQAPRIYDRYNDLREVVIHAARTYDAKYLELSHPVELRPGAPRRTDSGLDAAPSARHDPGRGRNLVDDSAGTSRFALDEPGGLPRPLALDDGDQAVSILARQAGGRDVTASGDRFSQSPDQLGAAGSPMDIGNRESAGAPAEFGSFTPAGIDVSPGSKRISSVARDDGDRHPGDAHRPLEPDRLAEQPAISTNGGLLMVAQANTEEDILQQPQDDAVTLPYRPRSQGYSLGVLAPASAITAYGNVLDRIEATTGLGVDAYVQDRLQEPDLDSLYSHYAAEQIDTLAMAIYNHEYKQQATVVGHDTGIGKTRIVAGLCRYAQNQGLTPAVVTADPALYKDLVYRDGPDTGNQFRPFITNNGLGVDVENSQGEVIGRIETPKNNGVNVRQFAELGTIGDHNLLMSTYAQLQGLASKDRRALFEALAPNLFLIADESHKAGGPAGEFEISGYEEAARAKKIAAGKFIAPVTEFFQDLTQKVGGFVASSATAIKEPVVAARLFYHTTDFKDAAEDQKTFAGHLQAGGAAMQQMAFGLWSESGGCIRFQKDYSGVDFSPAPVAVNLDRAEANIQLMAAINRFDEYKQGLLEELDTRMAETGEALFRHDTHVGYAGVESTTFTSVVHNLGAICAIGLKAESTADLAIAELESGRKPVIMLQRTGESVLKDLVNLTNGSIETHNALFPDDQRSILKPGDAFDITAGEYFKRYLDAARTIRIVGAHEDEGGGKVILPHYLSDDELGERGVEMYNQVLTAIESSDWTGLPADPIAYMEARIRQAGYNAVEMTGRSQRLEYQPTEDGEWVATYQTRKSGTAAKVATIAGFQNGTVDAVITNLTTGYSLHAAINGATDLRRRSMLILQAHPDVNQCEQSIGRTHRSGQLDPEVHPAPGTDPEGNPQWGQKAGEFGLPMFKLVYGEGLPTEARAMAVLMNKMRGLKSNTAGTGESQFSGADVPDFLNKYGDQAAANAMAAMPEVNQTLDYPCSPPDKDGDVSYGDVRKLTGRVAILSSDQPPTPAAPHPSLALQGEVYDLLISEYNGLKDRLTAMGAWDLDAQKMDLDARPLRRKMLHNGDGGNPFRQPVYALEVEAKTGGKPQTTLQVVQSVCDALDLAKPDDMEGIDLTVDGAIRQAGQAHAQEMVVRVTAEGDAFREGRAEHFTEALNRAQQQLEEANTRREGLRGERDQLTTALEQVAPEYTTAREALSQVGEATPEREAELEGQYEQRRVDTRNALKKVEGKLTKQEQRVKKADKKVADAEKDKAQSAMILTAQQNGVLGKLREFPIGAPVQLASLDTSRALPGVIVGVTRQQNASNPINPGSWRFRIALADEAGELSVKFSELGRDVSLKPQENSFVFKNQPGQVLQQYTEVPTYSVFDEKQMASREHRMMVVGQVLKSDLVGRFALMQDNEGEYHPAYLLAKGIDAGEIDNRPISIQQPDQLMAFLSATSRAASFTDRDGVLDAEFNLRNELVLTVPTSSAGKKFYQDRELLDLAQGEFVSGTRRVEVDKPGRTTDEKMMQIKIGDAKAQDDVLAYLVTRRGIKATSHLEEATAAVGGETAGWEPATTWLPAGNEVTSSDRSRAIHPVLRAELERNPGLIPDPAEDSSPSRWEVMNAVSDRLYSGSNLADLKAEFNLYEPPPPALTFDTLVKGGVLQTDGQPLHPEAIAFHEYLSDSSSGATPDVLMQRAVEALGGEISQDAAIEAIGRTYRCLSDHLESGLGLEMAKSAMDNEDSAFLGQFAADSPELEERIAGAVRQVVAEAFDEAIAVQAQEQQDEAVRQVGRQRLREMSREGGPQVLAPSQQTSPIAQNVARLLQQGGLQHAVMVDGDDDFHLRVPNEPYMDLVVESHPNGVGGSDLYLTHYATGNGDMWVDTEMKMGIQPDGHLQFVETAVQGFNGGELRAPDRAFGMIFAQNLLEQGFGEAISEAYLTQLGQEAIANADGPSLEPMSPIEALFQQRPDLFHAFDRAEFEALASDSPEILYQDGERGFLWLEGHDNPYAYQQDAVREAMAGVSISPPDFLAEDAPSEPHLASAHDPQVTPETPLAGAVGATDMRPAQDIYDDLGLVVQPLYPQSSQDAPVSSPSPQPDPTTDADEVLLPELGPGPHHPHLKRFAELKADYPEAVAFVRVDQAYETYAEDAQIAAYGVGRPTQPMQWGLDPDCEGLSVNTAELQEQIIPTLTQEGITVVVAELHPQLGFEAHGAVRVYEADLERFHDAAFTPLPEVEVPTGSPGLEALEHGGAVLTFEAGERIWALQLSQDELAMVNASMQNAKAVVRESGIQVGAQWMERAATTIATKALGDEHGDPVTIEGAVGQLMAEFYTSLDAAVNPMIQSATPFERQEDGQASAVPGGIDPPSTIPIVEQSSVDTPSEASPAVLAEPVQSQAVLKDLREWYSQARALGRSPSHLGRIEQIGQAIKSGHEGEYGDVDRITRQHDQKAHLQQATNVLAQSKYLLAQLGQDQPDGSKVFAGKTYTLLSQGDEIAVLARERGEIFNAKGSRVLHSQGLSAEDAHKFSAQVSRVRQALAVQTTSHPAAIPAVYDR